DNA sequence from the Mauremys mutica isolate MM-2020 ecotype Southern chromosome 9, ASM2049712v1, whole genome shotgun sequence genome:
ttaattgaaatcagtgggagttgaattGGAACCTCACTCATGTGAATATGGCACACACGATTTGGCACTAGTATATGCCCACCTTTGCTGCCTCAGTTTTTTAACACAGGAAAATGCCTGTTTTCAAAATGGCCACAGCCTCCAACTGTCCCCAACAGAAATGAAACCAAGATTCCCTCAGAGTGATGGTGGACCCTGACACCCTTGAGGACAGTTGGTGGCTTTAGTCTCATAGTGAACAAGAGGAGGAGATGGctgccattttgaaagagggcaaTTCTTCATAGAATTCTCTATAGTGGAATATTATTCATCAGTCTCTGCTGAAGGAGAAACTGTTATGAAGAATAATGTCAAAAAGTTACCATTAATTTTCCCCAAAATTCTTCAAATGTAGCCGGATGCACAAAATTTGAGTTTTAATTATTTGAAGTGTCTTACTCTGTTCTGAAACCATTAGACACAAAAAGTCTGACACCCAATGCGAATTTTTTTAAAGGACCCACTTTTGATTACTTAACCTAATTAatggatttacttgtaaatttTCAGAAAATTAATTCTATATTCAAAGTACTGTAATTTAGGGAAGGATACGCTCTGTTTTTCATATGTAACAAAATAGTTGAACATTGGCTGAAAGTGCAAAACTTAACTCCACCTTAACTACAACTGGTACTGCCATACTACACATGCCTCTGTGCACAAGGGCCTAAGAGTGCTCTAGACTCAGGCTGCTTCAATCTGCAAGGCTTCCTCGGCAGATCAGGAGGAGCTACTCCTGGGGAAACTGTGGCTTAAAGCACCCCACACCCTATTTTCTccaagaggcaggcagaggagaagGCAAGCGAGCAGACATCACCCACAGGGTTGTAGTGGCTTCTTTGTAAAAGACtgggtgaggagagagagagccactttttaaaaaaaaaaatgaaaaagtgatAATTATTGGCTTTGTGGGATTaggaaacagatttttaaaattatatgagGTGGCAATCTAATTCATTTACTCTTATTCACTTCTCTAAACACACAGATAAGGACAGTTGATCTTACCACATCCTGATTCTCTAGGAACAATGGAGGAAAGCTAAATGACTTCTTCCAGAGGACAGCCTAAGCATGAGGATGTTACCATGCCGATGTAGGTGAAGCAGCCATCCCAGGCTCACTTTGTATAGAAATGAATGTATAAAAAGAAACCCAAAAAATCCAAATGGAAAACAAATAGTGAAATCGCTCAGTAAAAATAAAACCTACATTTAAATTATTTCAGATGACAGATCTTTTAATTCTCAAAACTAAGAACATGTACAGAAGATAAAGGAACTTGCTGTCAATAAAATGGTGTTTCATTTAAGCTTTATTCACAATCAAAGACTTGTGAAAATTCAAGTAGGAGTTTTATAACTGCTCGACTGACAACAGAGTTATGATAGTATGCAGTgtggttgtagctgtgttggtcccaggaaataagagagacaaggtgggtcaggtaatatctttttttgaatcaatttctattggtgagagagaagttttgagattacacagagctcttcttcaggtctgggaaatgtactaagagtgtcacagctaaatataaggtggaacagattgtttagcataagtggataacacatttcaagggaccattgaaAGTCAAGTGGCTCGTAATATCCCTTCCAGAGGGGAAGTTATGATTGGCTGGAGAGTTACAACAGTAATCAGTTAATATACTTTCCAAGACTGTCATTAACTCTCTTTTCAGGTATGAACAACTGTGTCCTGTAAGATTTATTTTGCTGGCTCTTATCCTTGAAGACTGGCTGCCATGTCTTGTGCAAATTGTTCCCTTCAATACTACAACCAACTCAATCAACCTCTTGAAGCTAGCTGTATGCTGCTCCTGATTATGCTTGGAAAAGTGTCGCTCAATCTCTTCATGTTGGGAGTTAGAAGATGGGATGTAAAACAAAGTTTTATGGGATATTTCTGTATTTCACTGGCACTCCTTGACTTCACACTTCTGGTGAATATAGCTTTCATCTCCTATTTTGAGGACTTTGCACTTTGGGGTGTGAGATTTACCAAGTACCACATTTGTCTATTCACTCAGATAATTTCCCTTATGTATGGTGTCTTGCATTACCCAGTTTGTCTTGTGTCTGTTCTGGATTATTACATGACTATAGCTCAACCCCCTAAACCTGCTAGCATAGGTCAAAGACTACTTTATATACTTGCTGTGATTTTTATATGGATTTCAGTCCTCTTTTATATTCTGAAAGTTCCAGCTGTTTCTGCAGAGTTAGAAATACAGAACCACTTTTTTACATGCCCTTTCTATATCAGTGTTCAGAGCTACTGGCTATCATTAGCCATCCTGTTTGTTATAGGTGTGGCTCTTGTGATTTGTTGGTCGGAAGTTATAACTATGGTGCGGTCTGTCCGGATTATTTCCTTTACAAGTGTGACTGTTTTAATCTTTTCATATGCATCTGACTGTGATTGCACTGTCTGTAAAAAGCAGCTTTTGACAAGACTCCTCATCTGCTTTCTTGGCACTTGGACACCTTTTGTTTTCCTTCAGATGATCATCTTGTTGCTTGGTGCTCAGATTCCAGCCTACATGGAGATGAATGTCCCCTGGCTATACTT
Encoded proteins:
- the GPR160 gene encoding probable G-protein coupled receptor 160, with amino-acid sequence MSCANCSLQYYNQLNQPLEASCMLLLIMLGKVSLNLFMLGVRRWDVKQSFMGYFCISLALLDFTLLVNIAFISYFEDFALWGVRFTKYHICLFTQIISLMYGVLHYPVCLVSVLDYYMTIAQPPKPASIGQRLLYILAVIFIWISVLFYILKVPAVSAELEIQNHFFTCPFYISVQSYWLSLAILFVIGVALVICWSEVITMVRSVRIISFTSVTVLIFSYASDCDCTVCKKQLLTRLLICFLGTWTPFVFLQMIILLLGAQIPAYMEMNVPWLYFINSFLIATAYWFRCHDIQLTEGMWSADPFVSWKFCFIPFNNQNTEQAEKPGTVIIC